The genomic stretch TTGCTGttgagagaggggagagggatcagcaaaataaaataatcctttATTAATCCCACAGCAGGGAAATTTGCAGTGTTATAGGAGCAAAGGGGATAGCGTAATAGCAAGAAGCATCAGTAATAAAGCAACATATAACAAGATAAGTAAACTGATTCGACGGTTGACTTCACATTATTGCACAATATAGGAAATAATGATATTGCAGTTGAGTATACATTGATAATGCACATGTGTGGgttgttagtttgtgtgtgtgtgtgtggtctatgGGGAGTTGTGTTGATCGTAaattctgacagcagcaggaaggaaGGACCTGCGGTATCCAATTATAGTGATTATATCAAAGGAAACTGTGGTCATGTAAAGGACCTGATTTTGTGCATCTAGGACAGTTTTCGAACCCTGACCTTTGTATTATATCAAAAGGCACACCAGtgtgcatttacatttatacaaagaaagtgagagagcGACTATGTTAACCCTATTTTCCAACCACAGTGATGAAGTAATTTCAGTGTATATATATTGAGATCAGCATCTCGTGTGAACTATCTGATATCACATCCTTTTAATTTAGGAAGTGACATTGTTCTTATTCAAACACAtcttattgatttattttgatcaACTGTTAATTCAGACATACAAACATctttgcaaacaaacacagcattaAGCATTTAACTCCAGGATGATCAGTAGACATATTATTTGAGTGCAACTTAAACCTTACTTTAGTTACAGCATGATAGTGGTTGTATAgttttaaatgtgatgtaatcaatacatacattcatgtaaTCATTTCATACTGACTACAAGCATGACTGCACTCGTCATCAGCTGATCCACTTAATGAAGTACTCTGTAGTCGGATCAGTTCTGCAGATCGAGCTGAGGTAACTGCCATGTGTCCTtacctctttctcctccagctctctccGCAGTCGCTCTGCCCTCCTGCGGCGTTCTTCCAGTTCATTGTTGGACTCCTGCAAGAGCTTCTCCTGCTCCTCAGCCTTGGCCAAGAGGTCCACGCCACCTACGATCACCTTCTTCTCTAAGGCGGACAACTTCTCTAGCAAAAGGTGATGCTCCTGCCTATGAGAGTTAAAGGTAGATGAGGGTATCAGACAAGGGGGTTAATGGGTGATGACGAGTTCTCGGATGACCGAAATATAAATTCTTTCCGTGGACTCACTGAGCTTTGAGCAGgtccttctccctcttctccaGCTCTGCTCTTGCCttgttcctctcctcctcctccatgtccAGCTTTGCCTCCAGGgcctttctttcctcttcaaTCTTTGCCTGCATCTCCACCATCTTGTCCGGGGAAACCTTCTTTCTCCCTGTAGAGAGACACACAGGGTAGCATACAATACTTTTAAttgaaaatttaatttaaatgtagcTTCTCTTCTAACTACTTGTGTATGTTAGAGTGATCACAAAGCAGATTAATACATCTGATAATCAGCATCAGTATTATTTAACCTGTGCAGTTTTAGTTTATAAATAtgtatctgcttttttttttttttttttttacaaaaacattagTCTAGTTTATTTTAAGGACCTTAATCCTAACAGCGAGATCCAGCTGCACAAAGTTTTTATTCACTAATGCACAGTATTAAATAATTATTGTTAGTGTAAGCAAAATTTGAAAGGAAACTATATCCAGTGTGAGATTCTCTAAATGACACAGTGGTTATGTAGATGGTGAACATGACACTCACAGATGGCATCcatataaagacagacagaaaaatgttaGTGGCGATTATACGATAAACCTATTATCTATTAGTAAGATTTAGTGAAATAACTACCGAAATGACTACACGACTTTCATATGGATAATTTACGTAAATAGAGACACCATAGCTACAGGACAGTAGGACCATGTAGATTCTCACACCAACCTCTTTCTTCTTGAATTAAGAGGTGTAAAGCAAGTCAGACAGGCGGCATTTGCAccaggaggaggaaagagagacaaagagcaACACATTACAGAGTGATCTGGAAAGTCTTATGACTCTATGGAGTGGAACGCCACATGAGGGAAGGACAAGGAGTGGGAGAAAGACCGAACATCAAAGACAGAGAGCTTCTGTAATAAGAATAACAGAGAGGTGAGAAGATATGACgtagaaaacaaataaaaataaaactttcacaTAATGAAACATGATGTAGGTGAAGGCCTGTTTAGTGTCTTTTGATGATAAGGGTCTGACAAAGTCTGGCAGAGGTGTAAACTGGAACTGAGAATATTCTGTCATACAGAAACTGTCTATGATGTGGACACATTGTGGTCATTTAGGTCATGCATGAAAAGAGTAGGAGAAAAATGTACTTCTTCAGAGGGTGTCAATCCTTTTGAAACAATCGAAGCAACACAGTGCAACAATTTGAATTCTGTGCACAAAAAACGTCAACACACAGTAATACAGGGATCTGTCCTGAGACATCGTTGTCAAAACAGCCACACCAGGAAACTCTGTaatcattttcatgtaaatcCAAATAATATTTGGTACATGAAAGTACAGTAGTGTGGTCTGTAGCGGTGGGGGGATTTGGGTTGTGTGTCTACAAGAGTGGCAGAGAGTTACATCTGACATGGGGGAAGTAAAAaggcccctttcacacatgcactgtaaTCCATAAATGCACAAAATTCACTCTGGTAATTTGACTACTCAGGACATAAGAAAGCTAAAGTgtcaattaaatgaaaaacgAGACAAGAGAAGGTTACAATGAAGTTAGAAGCCACACTGGAAAGAAATCACATGCCTCCCTCTATCGAGGCTGCACAGTCATCTAAggttgtaaatttaaaaaaatattttatttcaataatggaaaatatatagtatatatatatatatataatatacagtcaTATTTCATCTGCATTTGGATCTGTATTATAATACTCTGGTGACCTAGTTGTTAAAGTGTTGATCATGACACACAATGCCCCCACTtattccccatctctctcttacCTCAATTTCCTGTCACGTCCTGACTGTCGTCTGTctaacaaatatataaaatccccccgaaaataatacaaaagatgaagaaatccttaaaaaaaaaaatccctgatcTGAGTCAACACCAAAACCTGATCATTTCTTCCCAATATGTCCAAAATAACTTTTTTACCAAATACATCAAAATCATTTTTGGAAGTTTTTGTCAAGTTCTGCTAACAAACAAGAATCAATAGATACGCtcaacaaaatttaaaaacatgtctttCTGATGTTAagtaaaatcttatttttcatGCAGGCCTGCCGTATTATAATGCACATCATATCATGACCCCTTCTTCAGACAACTGTGCAATTTCACTCTTTTACATGCTACTTAATGAGCACAGAGGTTAAGAACTTTAGAAAGGAAATACTACGAATGACTCAAGTTGTCGAGGAGACATAAAGGCATCAGGAAATTCCCCTCAGAAAactacctacacacacacactgcaaaaaatatcacacataaacacattggCCAAGTCGCGTAACACTTAATTAATTccaactaaactaaaaaaaaaaaaaaactttttaagcCACAAACAAACGACATACCGGCTAAGCAGGAACTGAAAGGAGAGACAACTTTACAACCCCCAGGATGCCCTACTTTTCTAATTTTAAAGAGAAACTTTAAAAGCAGTCCAGGTGCTGCTAGACTGTGCATCACAGTCAGCGGAATTATCTGTCTTATTTATTTTGgataaaattaataaagaacAGCTACAGGATGCTGTGACAACTTTTCAGGATGCATAAGTGGAGGCAACCCTCCACAAGCGACGTCTATGGTCAGCAATCAAGCcgtggagataaaaaaaagcattcaaCGACAAAATATACTTTATAATTATTCCGGTAGCCTGCACAGCGTGGGAAGTGACAACGCTAATTTTCTGCAACTTGATATTTCGCAGCAGTGTTTCCACCATGGTGACTGCCTTACATCAATATTAAAACCAGAAAATTTACGGTTTCCATGTGTGAAAAGGGCTTAAATTAATGAGCATGTGGGCTGGTAGAGCAGGGGCTGCTCTAACTCACTAGTCTGAGAATTGTCCTCAGTGGGTGGTGGTACTGAGGAAGAGCAGGCAAGTTCTGAGCTATTGCTACTGTTGCTACTGTCTGCAAGGGAAGCAGCGAAAGTACCATACCCTTTGAAATTATTATGTGAGAAACAGGTAGAGGAGATCTAGGAAACATTGGTTAGCAGAGCTTAAAGCAAAATATAAGTGCTCTACATATGGTACAGGTCCTACAAATCAGGCAGCTGTGGGTGCACACATGCAATATACTCACAGAAGTTGGATGGTTTGCTTGTTATTAATTCAGACTAATCAAATACTATAACATTAAAAGAAGGATAATGAAAACTGGAATTTATAAAAAAAGATACTAATATAAAAACACCTGGGAACAAGATCTCACAGGAACAACAACAGTTTCACAGCATTGCGTCATAATTTGATTGCTTAACTTATGCTTATTCATCTGTAACTAACAAATTCCACTtaaaagcagagcagaggagaaggtgAGAATACCAGGGGAACTCCTAAATGAGAACAGTGTTATGTCTAAAGCAAGCCCGATCAAAAAGAGTGGAGCAACTTCAGCTAGATAATTATCCGAGCTACTGGATGCTGACTCATGACAATTTAACATACTGATAGGAGGTGAAACTAGATATACAGCAAATATCCAGATTTTTATCAAACCATTTACCAAAATTGCAAATTAAACCACAACATAACACCCTTCACAGACTTGTGAAGATCAcatcaaaagattttttttattttgctgatgCATGCTTAATGTGTATGCATTAATTGCAAATTCTCACCTCTTCTTCTCCTATGGCCATCTCCTGCCTCAACTGCttcatcatcaccttcatccATCTCTTCTGATCCGCTGCCCTCTGAGCCAGAGATCTCCTCGCCTAGAATGGCACATTATAAAGAAATGTGcagcaaaaaaaccccaaaaaacattgtaattcAAACGGCATGATTACTTTCTACTGTCTTTACAGCTGAACTAGAAATGACTCATTACCTTCCTCCAGTTTCTTCTTCAGCTCTTCGATCTCTTTCTGAAACTGGCGCAGTAAGGCGTCCTTGGGGTCCTCATTGATTCTGGCTTTGTTCTTGATGTTTTTAGCCCTGTTAGCATAGCGCAGGGTACTGATGGTCTCATCGTAGTTATAGTCTGCAGGGCCTATATTTGCACACTGGTGAGGAGAaatatgtcatttaaaatgtgaggCAAAAACTGCAATGTCATGGTCTAGTACGCTAAGATTTTGTGCTTGGAAACAGTCAATGTGCATTAATTGCTCTTTGAAATGGAACTTTTGTTGCTAAAAGACGtcaatttaaactttttttttttttgcaactctAGCATGCATGCTTCTACTGTTTCAAACATTCATTGTACCATCATGGTCTTGGAGTTTCCTCCGAGTGAATCCTGCAGCAGACGGGTTAGTTTGGAGTTCCTGTAGGGCACGTGTGTGCTCTTGCCATCCACCAAGGCGGAAATGACATTACCcagtgtggagagagagagattgatcTTTGTGGCTTCCTTTAAGCGCTGACCTGTGGCCCCAGTCTTGCCTTGTCTCTCTGAGCCCTGCAGGAAGGAAGTGTGGCAGACAAATTGGTGGGGGTCAGATGGACCCAGAGTTAAAAAGCATATATTCACCTTACACCTGTATGATCTTTCTATTTTGACTCAGAACTTTCTGGCCGCAGATACATACTGCAAGATCAACCAGGTGGAGTTTTCCCATGCGGACATGTTGGTTTCCATCAACACCCTTCTCACTGCACTCGATGGTGATGGTGAAGATGGCGTGAGAACGGGAGCTGTGTTCATTCATGTTGGTGGCACCAACAGACCCTGGATACAAGGAAATAACATTTGACACAAATGACTCATACAAGTTATTATGACAACACACttataaacattttctgtttatttcaggcATGCCCTAGATTTACAATAAGAAACAATTacagattttgttttatgtaaatcaATTAGTCAAATCAACACAACCTTGTATGCAATCAAGACTGCTAAAGCCTCTTCGAatgttcatttgtgtttctcaCAGTCAGTGATGCGGTTTGAACACGTAGCACAGCTAAATATCTCTGAAAAATGTAGATCAACATTTGATGTTGTGGGCATCTATTTCCTTGCTATCAGTTAGTCTGCTTACGGTTTTTGTGGCCCAGTGTCATAATGCGGTCCATGTCATCAGCATTGTTGACGACGTAGCCAGAGAGGTCTTTGATGTACACACCAACATCTGGTCTTTCTTTGACCTGTGACGATAAAACAGACCTTTACCATGGAAAACCGCAGTGAGACATAACCATTTGATATGTGCAAATCTGCTCAGTGACGTTTTGCAAGTTTCCATGCTTGGAAAAATGACTGTAATGCCATTTATGACAAATCTTCCaagactgttttgtttttaatcactgGATTCCATGATTTagagtaaattaaaaaaaatttaatttttttttttacctctagCCTCTGCATCTGGTCCTTGCCCAACAAGTCTCGCACTTCCTCATTGTAAATCTCCAGGTACGAAACGCGGACCAAAAACCTGTGGCAGTttaatatgtgtatatacagtcaGATTCCACACATAAGCAACCAACCAGAACAATAAACTAACATTATCAAATCCTATTCCTCTTCAAGGCAGTGGGCAAAACTTTCATGCTCAGTTTAacagattttttcccccccccaCATACTTTGTATTATCAGAAAACCTACAAGCTCCCTCATTAAGGTAAAATCAGAGGTGCACAACGATGTCTAcctttgctttttctttacAAGCACTACCTGGGTGGTGTAGCTTTCAAGGAAACCATGTAAGGTTAAGTTACGTTGGTCCTTGGGGGAGGGTGGGGCTCATTTATTTGTAgacaaaattgtttttaatatttacaaaGTGATTGCTCTCTTACCTTGTGTCACCCTCTGCCTTGGCAATGTGACCAAAAATATGAGCAAAGGAGTTTGGGATTATCCCTCTGAGCTCTGGGACTGCTCTCACACCCTCCATGGTGAATGTTTTCCCTGTGCCAGTTTGCCCATATGCAAAAATGGTGCCTGAAATGGACGTATCACACCATCAGTGTCAGTATAGATTATAACAATTAtagatataaaacacacaataattactatcattatcattattatattatgattaataatgaaaacaacaattCTAGTATGACTATGATCAAATGAGGATTAACGCTAGATTTATAAGAGTTTTTACCATTGTATCCTTCTAACACTGAATCAATGATGGGGCGGGCTGTTAGATTGTAGACATCAAGCTGTTTGCTGTCCGGTCCAAACACGGTGTCAAAGGTGAAGGTCTTGGGAGGCTCATGGAGAGTCTCCAGTTTGTTGACCGTTATGGTCCCACGGATCTCGTCCACCATGACGGCCTGTTTGTGGCCCATCACCTTCTCTTTCTGGTTAAGGGGCCGACATCTGACCACCACCTTAACATTATCACTGACCTCCGGCTTGTCATGTTTCTCAAGCTTAttgctctgaaaaaaaaaacaccccaaaaacacacacaaacgagAAGACATAGTGAAAGCACTTATTAGTCTGGCTCCACAGTACATATCAAACATGCTGTGTCAGTTTACAATCCCGGCAGATCTCTCAGGTCACGAGGTGGAAATCTCCTCCATGTGCCTGAATCATTTTCAAAGTCTGCTGAGACGGCATTCAGCGTTTATGCACCTAAAGAATGAACAGTTAGCCTGCTGATCTTAAACGTGCTCCAAAACTGTGCTCTCTTAAAAGCAGTGGAGCATTTTCTTGAATGAACACACCtaatttgtacagtatgtttctatgtgtgtgtatatatacatatatacacacacacacacacatatacacacacacacacacacacatgtacatatatatatatgtatgtgtgtgtgtgtgtggtgtgtgtgtgtgtgtgtgtgtatgtatgcatggatgtttttgtttataagtccatttttgctgttttattttgtttttatataaagcactttgaactgctttTGTATAAGATGGTGCTATACATATAAAACTTGAACTGAATGTAACCTAGGTAACATTAACTAGTTAGTTGATTAATTACAAaccaacatttttcaacatggACATAAGGATACTGCTGTCAATCTGTTTGTAGTAAGTAAATAACACCAAGCAGTTTATGTGCAGATAGCATTAAGTAATTTGGTCAAAACGTTAGTTAGCTGGTTGACCTATACATACAGTGGcaatttgacccattttgacatttgaaagcaataaaaaaaaaaacaccataaattACATTCTTTAAAcctgacattttgacttttcctaaagtggCCAAGAATATacagaaatggaaatatttgaaaatgatgtATTCGTGTGCAGCTGgtatacatttttgcacatagaGGGAGCTCTGGGTCAGTGCTGACTGACTGGCAGGTTTTAATGAATATAATGAAACCTACCATTCAAATGTTGTTGCATTCTTCACTTTCAACAAATTAATAGAAATAATCATGGCTGTTATGTTCTCTTGCTTTAGATAACATGAGATCATGATATAGTGTGActgtgaatgtattttctctatAGTGGCAAACCTAAAAGAAAACACTGCCTCTGCTCTCTGAATCATACATGAAGGATCGATCACCCCATTTATTGATGACTGATAAGATATCTATGGATGAAAACTGCATATGTGGTTCAAAACCTGGTATAGGGACTAAAATGAAGGGATACTTAAGCTGGGTGAGAATAAGAGCAGTATGCAAAGGTTAACTAACGTCATCTGATTAGCCTTGGCCGCTTGCTGGGTTGCTAACTCGGGCAGGTAAAAACGTTGACAGACGGACCACAGAAGATTTGATTAAATACTTGTTGAGCTCAATGTTTATAACACTTAATGATCAGTGAGGTGTGGTGACTGATAAAATGTAATGCTGAGAATAGTGCGCTATTTCCTAGTATATCAGATAAACGACATGCTAACCGGTTAGCATCACATCAGTGCGGTCGGAGGAAGGGAGGAACCCCTtcaccaacaaaacaaaaaaaaatgcaaacaggCGTGGCGACTTACCGGCATAGCAAGATTGCAGAAACCGATTAGAGTAGAATTTTAGTGACAATGAGATATTTGTAAGGCTTTGACTCTAGCTTATCCGAGGAATTTATATGCCAGCGCAGCGCCCATATCATCAAAAGGCTCACATCCGATAGCTTGTTGTCAGGTCTGCTCTGAGTCGGTGTGCGCATGCGCTACAGATTGGTTACTGTAACTGCAGCAACGCAGATGTAATCAATACGTATATGGGCTTATCATTGCAGATATTAGTATTGTGCAGAAATACCAAAGAAATGTTTGAGATTATTTAGAATCAGTGTCTCAATCgcagccccccccccttctgtgggcatttatttttaaataaccAAATTTAAGAGATCCTTCTCACAAACATTGTTGTCAGATTTTCAGATATTCATATCTGCATCAGCCTAAAAAGATAGAGTATCTGTCATGCTCTAACTTTGACCTCATCTAAAAGGGCCTCAAGGTTAGAAAATCAAGTAAGACATACCTTAAGCGTGGTGTGTATCcctgattaaaaatgtaaattaattaaatttgcaCACAGTGGACTTGTGGGAGCCCCTAGGGGTTATAGGTACTCCAGCCTTgctgactgctgcagctacaGGTTGCAGAATAAGGACATGCAGAACATTTAGTAACTCCAAAACATTATATAGAATAGTTAGCtcagctgcaacattaaaataGTTGTTGCATGAGTGTTAACTTTTTAGAAGAAAGATAAGGCCTAATTTCATATTGTGATACTTATACATATTTGTCTGCTTTCTGTTgcttattttacacacatttttgaatgcaATACTTTTGCATTTGACCAAGACTCTGTGCAAATACTGGAAATAAGACACCACCTACTAATGTTCTGGAAGTATAGTTTATTACCACATAAGCAGTACAGATATTTTACCTTATAATTTCTCTAAATATAGTTAAAtatagtttgttttctttgtgggtTTTGACAAAGGCACTCACCAATGCGTGTAACATGGGTTTGAACAGGGAACAGCCATTAGGTGGATTTTTGTGCAAAATCTTATATTCGTACATGTgtaacatacatgcacatacattgAAGGACTCAATCTCTGGAGATTTAATCACACTCTCACATGCACTcaggacaaaaataaacactttctTCATAGGATTGTCATTTGGCAGTATTAACCTTTGGACCTTAACACACATCCTGTTGTTCAGCAGGTCAGTCAAG from Thunnus thynnus chromosome 9, fThuThy2.1, whole genome shotgun sequence encodes the following:
- the kif3a gene encoding kinesin-like protein KIF3A isoform X1, which codes for MPSNKLEKHDKPEVSDNVKVVVRCRPLNQKEKVMGHKQAVMVDEIRGTITVNKLETLHEPPKTFTFDTVFGPDSKQLDVYNLTARPIIDSVLEGYNGTIFAYGQTGTGKTFTMEGVRAVPELRGIIPNSFAHIFGHIAKAEGDTRFLVRVSYLEIYNEEVRDLLGKDQMQRLEVKERPDVGVYIKDLSGYVVNNADDMDRIMTLGHKNRSVGATNMNEHSSRSHAIFTITIECSEKGVDGNQHVRMGKLHLVDLAGSERQGKTGATGQRLKEATKINLSLSTLGNVISALVDGKSTHVPYRNSKLTRLLQDSLGGNSKTMMCANIGPADYNYDETISTLRYANRAKNIKNKARINEDPKDALLRQFQKEIEELKKKLEEGEEISGSEGSGSEEMDEGDDEAVEAGDGHRRRRGRKKVSPDKMVEMQAKIEEERKALEAKLDMEEEERNKARAELEKREKDLLKAQQEHHLLLEKLSALEKKVIVGGVDLLAKAEEQEKLLQESNNELEERRRRAERLRRELEEKEQERLDIEEKYTSLQEEAQGKTKKLKKVWTMLMAAKSEMADLQQEHHREIEGLLENIRQLSRELRLQMLIIDNFIPQEYQEMIENYVHWNEDIGEWQLKCVAYTGNNMRKQTPAPDKKEKDPFEVDLSHVYLAYTEESMRQSLMKLERPKTSKSSKSGRPKTGRRKRTAKPEAVIESLLQ
- the kif3a gene encoding kinesin-like protein KIF3A isoform X2, whose translation is MPSNKLEKHDKPEVSDNVKVVVRCRPLNQKEKVMGHKQAVMVDEIRGTITVNKLETLHEPPKTFTFDTVFGPDSKQLDVYNLTARPIIDSVLEGYNGTIFAYGQTGTGKTFTMEGVRAVPELRGIIPNSFAHIFGHIAKAEGDTRFLVRVSYLEIYNEEVRDLLGKDQMQRLEVKERPDVGVYIKDLSGYVVNNADDMDRIMTLGHKNRSVGATNMNEHSSRSHAIFTITIECSEKGVDGNQHVRMGKLHLVDLAGSERQGKTGATGQRLKEATKINLSLSTLGNVISALVDGKSTHVPYRNSKLTRLLQDSLGGNSKTMMCANIGPADYNYDETISTLRYANRAKNIKNKARINEDPKDALLRQFQKEIEELKKKLEEGEEISGSEGSGSEEMDEGDDEAVEAGDGHRRRRDSSNSSNSSELACSSSVPPPTEDNSQTRRKKVSPDKMVEMQAKIEEERKALEAKLDMEEEERNKARAELEKREKDLLKAQQEHHLLLEKLSALEKKVIVGGVDLLAKAEEQEKLLQESNNELEERRRRAERLRRELEEKEQERLDIEEKYTSLQEEAQGKTKKLKKVWTMLMAAKSEMADLQQEHHREIEGLLENIRQLSRELRLQMLIIDNFIPQEYQEMIENYVHWNEDIGEWQLKCVAYTGNNMRKQTPAPDKKEKDPFEVDLSHVYLAYTEESMRQSLMKLERPKTSKSSKSGRPKTGRRKRTAKPEAVIESLLQ